Within Solanum stenotomum isolate F172 unplaced genomic scaffold, ASM1918654v1 scaffold30762, whole genome shotgun sequence, the genomic segment GAAATCCACGGGGCAACATTCTAACCATAGATTAACACACTTCGAGGATGGAACACAAAtgtaaataacaaataaattcaatatttatgtAATAGGTTGAAGTAAAACTTGGAATGAACAATCTTTCAAGTGTGCatcttgaactttagaaatggTAAAAACACAAACTAACACCAACTCCACACGCACACACTATGGATCACTAGGCgttttcttcttgtttcttgGCATGGATATTTTTCAACTCATCCACAAATGCTTGGATATTGATAGCAGAGGAGCCGCGCTCTGCCACTGCTTCCTCTGCTTGTTTCTTCCACTTGTGCGCATTTTCTTTCATCTCTGCTACCTTCGAATCATCACTAGTGGCTTCACGCAAGCATTTCTCGATCTCCTCCCTTGCAATTATCTTACTCCCATTCTCACCCCTGCTTAATCTGATCCCCATTTTGAATACATCAACCAAATACTTCGCGTTCGTGGCTTGATCACCCCATTGAGGGTAAGCCATGATGGGGACGCCACTTGAAAATGCCTCCATCGACGAATTCCATCCACAATGTGTGAGAAAAAAGGCGACAGAAGGGTGAGACAAGACTTGTTCTTGTGGACACCATGTCACTATTTTCCCCCTTCCACCGACTTTCGAAAGAAAACCATCAGGTAACACAACAGGCTGAAAAACAGAATAGGCAGGGGGTGGCTTCATGACCCATAAGAAAGATATCCCTGAATTTAATAGTCCAAACGCGATCTCATCTGTTTGTTCTTGATCAGGAACTGCAACACTACCAAATGAAATGTAAACAACTGAAGATGTTGGCCTCGAGTCAAGCCACTCGATGCAATCCTCCTCGATTTTTGTGCAATCACCGCGAATGGTGCTAATGATTTTAGGGTCATTGAATAACAAGGGACCAATAGTTCTAATGGGGCAAATTTTCGACATATGCCTTACCACCTCCTCTTCAAGTTCTTGGAATGAGTCCACCAAAATGCAAAAAGGTTTGGacaaaatgttgaattgatCCAACATAATCCGTTTCAACACTGATTCGAATCCACTTGAATGGAGTAGGAACGTAGGCAGATCATCGTATTTCAAAACAGGCATGTTAGGTAGGAGGACATCCTTTTCAGGTTCGAGTTCACTTGGAAAAGGCACTAGATTGAAATTATAATGGTAATATATCGAAAAGCAAGCACAAGATTGAACCCAAAGCAACGCGTTAGGTATTCCAAGACTTTCAGCAATTTCACATACCCATGGAAAAAATGGATTGTTGACTATACAAGAAACAGGACGACCTTCGTCATCCTGTTTCTTCAGGATTTTAGTCAAGTTCCTTCGTCCGGCTTGCTCAAGCATTTTCATCCTCAAGTCAAAATCCTCGATAATGGATTGATTCGAGGGTCCATCCTCGAAGAATTCAAACCTGATCATACCATCTCCGTAAGGAGTTGGTTGGTCGATGATCAAGTTCACATCGACAGCTCTCATCTCTTTGCCAACATGTTCGGGTGCAGAGAAAGTGACCAACATGCCCTTGCTAGCAAGGCGTTTCGCTAGTCTGAGAAAAGGGTTAACATTGCCTTGACCTGGAAATGAGACAAGAAAGATATGGACAAGACTACTTTTTGTGTTTTGTGATGGAGAAGCCATTGCTAGTCAATAGAGAATATGAAGAAGATCAATCCCCTCTTTATAGTTGCAAACTTGCAATAGTTTAAACAATAGCACTTACTTctttctgtttcattttatatgacgGTGTTTCAATAGATAAGGGAATTTTAATGAAGCGTAATAAAGTCATTAATTGGTATATGGATTTAGATTAGTCTCGGGAAaacttagtagttcagttgaTTGTTTATCTGTTTATCTGATCTTTCACCTTGTTGATGATTGTTCAATTCCTCATCTTGTAATCATCTCCCTCGGATAGTCTCAAGAAATCTTAGTAGTTCAGTTAATTGACCATCTGATATTTCACCTTGTTGATGATGGTTCGATTCCTCACCTTGTAATCAGCTCCCCCGAGTAGTCTCAAGAATCAAGATCCATGAATTTGGTATTATgccttaatatatttttttttagaaagtcAACATAGCTCAATAATTTTCTGAATCAAAGGAAATTAAATTGCACAAGTAAATGTTTCACCAACCCCGTACAAATTATTTCTTTACCCAAT encodes:
- the LOC125851933 gene encoding gallate 1-beta-glucosyltransferase 84A24-like — protein: MASPSQNTKSSLVHIFLVSFPGQGNVNPFLRLAKRLASKGMLVTFSAPEHVGKEMRAVDVNLIIDQPTPYGDGMIRFEFFEDGPSNQSIIEDFDLRMKMLEQAGRRNLTKILKKQDDEGRPVSCIVNNPFFPWVCEIAESLGIPNALLWVQSCACFSIYYHYNFNLVPFPSELEPEKDVLLPNMPVLKYDDLPTFLLHSSGFESVLKRIMLDQFNILSKPFCILVDSFQELEEEVVRHMSKICPIRTIGPLLFNDPKIISTIRGDCTKIEEDCIEWLDSRPTSSVVYISFGSVAVPDQEQTDEIAFGLLNSGISFLWVMKPPPAYSVFQPVVLPDGFLSKVGGRGKIVTWCPQEQVLSHPSVAFFLTHCGWNSSMEAFSSGVPIMAYPQWGDQATNAKYLVDVFKMGIRLSRGENGSKIIAREEIEKCLREATSDDSKVAEMKENAHKWKKQAEEAVAERGSSAINIQAFVDELKNIHAKKQEENA